A section of the Burkholderia mallei ATCC 23344 genome encodes:
- a CDS encoding Spy/CpxP family protein refolding chaperone, which produces MKIERYSKGLTVISLTAALWSLGMPVAPAAPASDARAQTPCGRGYGMGPGMMGGGYGRGMMGGYGMGPGMMRGDGMGPGMMMGFGGWPSGLDLTSEQRAKINRIQDDTRKAHWALMGDMMDQQAKLRDLYDAPKRDGAAIDETSRAIGSLRQKMIDASVDARKKMEAVLTSKQLDKLRAYEKQADDMSW; this is translated from the coding sequence ATGAAGATCGAACGATACTCGAAGGGACTGACGGTTATTTCGCTGACGGCCGCACTCTGGTCGCTCGGCATGCCGGTCGCGCCGGCCGCGCCCGCGTCCGACGCGCGGGCGCAGACGCCGTGCGGCCGCGGCTACGGAATGGGCCCCGGCATGATGGGCGGCGGCTACGGGCGCGGAATGATGGGCGGCTACGGAATGGGGCCCGGCATGATGCGCGGGGATGGAATGGGCCCGGGCATGATGATGGGTTTCGGGGGCTGGCCGAGCGGCCTCGATCTGACGAGCGAGCAGCGCGCGAAGATCAATCGCATTCAGGACGACACGCGCAAGGCGCACTGGGCGCTGATGGGCGACATGATGGATCAGCAGGCGAAACTGCGCGACTTGTACGACGCGCCGAAGCGCGACGGTGCGGCGATCGACGAGACGTCGCGGGCGATCGGCTCGCTGCGGCAGAAGATGATCGACGCTTCGGTGGATGCGCGCAAGAAGATGGAAGCTGTGCTGACGAGCAAGCAACTGGACAAGCTGCGCGCGTACGAGAAACAGGCGGACGACATGAGTTGGTAG
- a CDS encoding LysR family transcriptional regulator, whose protein sequence is MRRIDLLSALETFVCAVEEGSLSQAARRLAKTPSAVTKAIAGLEATLGVQLLERTTRRLALTESGRLYLATATDVLRRLADGARQLSERDDEPRGLLRVTAAHSFGHAILAPLCAPFAQAFPRVRIELSLSDHYVDIVGEGFDLALRMGNYDLPSQIVKPIGSNRGLLCASPGYLARRGRPTAPADLAQHDCVIYRHPTLANTWTFERGGVRARLEPKGPLVTDDYGLALAAALDGAGVLPCPQWSVVDALEAGRLVPLLVDWRFESASFGEDRICAAYPSSRRGSTKIRRLVERVQARLADSEARVAHVLGDALCADLARR, encoded by the coding sequence ATGCGGCGAATCGATCTGCTGTCCGCGCTCGAAACCTTCGTCTGCGCGGTCGAGGAAGGCAGCCTCAGCCAAGCGGCGCGCAGGCTCGCGAAAACGCCGTCGGCGGTGACGAAAGCGATCGCCGGCCTCGAGGCGACGCTCGGCGTGCAGTTGCTCGAGCGCACGACGCGCCGGCTCGCGCTGACGGAAAGCGGACGGCTCTATCTCGCGACCGCGACCGACGTGCTGCGCCGGCTCGCGGACGGCGCGCGGCAATTGTCCGAGCGCGACGACGAGCCGCGCGGCCTGCTGCGCGTCACGGCCGCGCATTCGTTCGGCCACGCGATCCTCGCGCCGCTCTGCGCGCCGTTCGCGCAAGCCTTTCCGCGTGTGCGGATCGAACTGTCGCTGTCCGATCATTACGTCGACATCGTCGGCGAAGGCTTCGATCTCGCGCTGAGGATGGGCAACTACGATCTGCCGAGCCAGATCGTCAAGCCGATCGGCTCGAACCGCGGCCTGCTGTGCGCGAGCCCCGGCTATCTCGCGCGCCGCGGCCGGCCCACCGCGCCGGCCGATCTCGCGCAGCATGACTGCGTGATCTACCGCCACCCGACGCTCGCGAACACCTGGACGTTCGAGCGCGGCGGCGTGCGCGCGCGCCTCGAGCCGAAAGGCCCGCTCGTCACCGACGACTACGGCCTCGCGCTTGCCGCCGCGCTCGACGGCGCGGGCGTGCTGCCGTGCCCGCAATGGAGCGTCGTCGATGCGCTCGAGGCGGGCCGGCTCGTGCCGCTGCTCGTCGACTGGCGCTTCGAGAGCGCATCGTTCGGCGAGGACCGGATTTGCGCCGCCTATCCGTCGAGCCGGCGCGGCTCGACGAAAATCCGCCGCCTCGTCGAGCGCGTCCAGGCGCGGCTCGCCGATAGCGAAGCGCGCGTCGCGCACGTGCTGGGCGATGCGCTTTGCGCCGATCTCGCGCGCCGTTGA
- a CDS encoding polyamine ABC transporter substrate-binding protein translates to MKRIAWLAAVLASLACAAARAADGNVLNIYNWAEYFAPDTIADFEKETGIKVRLDVYDSNEALQTKLTTGNSGYDLVFPSNDFLARQIQAGLYRKLDKSRLPNLTNLDPAIVARAAEVDPGNQYSVPYMQGTFGLGLNIAKVKQALGGPLPANTLELIFNPAYAAKLERCGIAFNDAGSEVFPLALRYIGRDPNTTDPRDYEAALDMMKKIRPTIRQFIATPVMNDLATGDVCVVTGYSGAVLVAARRAAEAKNGQQIVYSLPSAGAPFWFDSMAIPKGAAHADHALRFIDYILRPDVVAKISNKVMYPNPNRVATPLVDRRLTANPAIYPDAATMRTLWVKRPMPPQAMRMQTRYWTRFKTGY, encoded by the coding sequence ATGAAGCGCATCGCGTGGCTCGCCGCCGTGCTCGCATCGCTCGCGTGCGCCGCGGCGCGCGCGGCCGACGGCAACGTGCTCAACATCTACAATTGGGCCGAGTATTTCGCGCCCGACACGATCGCCGACTTCGAGAAGGAAACCGGCATCAAGGTGCGGCTCGACGTGTACGACAGCAACGAAGCGCTGCAAACGAAGCTGACGACGGGCAACAGCGGCTACGATCTCGTGTTTCCGTCAAACGATTTTCTCGCACGGCAGATTCAGGCGGGCCTCTACCGGAAGCTCGACAAATCGAGGCTGCCGAACCTCACGAACCTCGATCCGGCGATCGTCGCGCGCGCCGCCGAAGTCGATCCCGGCAACCAGTACAGCGTGCCGTACATGCAAGGCACGTTCGGGCTCGGGCTGAATATCGCGAAGGTGAAGCAGGCGCTCGGCGGCCCGCTGCCCGCGAACACGCTCGAGCTGATCTTCAATCCTGCGTATGCGGCGAAGCTCGAGCGCTGCGGCATCGCGTTCAACGATGCGGGCAGCGAAGTGTTTCCGCTCGCGCTGCGCTACATCGGCCGCGATCCGAACACGACCGATCCGCGCGACTATGAGGCGGCGCTCGACATGATGAAGAAGATCCGGCCGACGATCCGCCAGTTCATCGCGACGCCCGTGATGAACGATCTCGCGACGGGCGACGTATGCGTCGTCACCGGCTACTCGGGCGCGGTGCTTGTCGCGGCGCGGCGCGCGGCCGAGGCGAAGAACGGGCAGCAGATCGTCTACAGCCTGCCCTCGGCCGGCGCGCCGTTCTGGTTCGACAGCATGGCGATTCCGAAAGGTGCGGCGCACGCGGACCATGCGCTGCGCTTCATCGATTACATTCTGAGGCCCGACGTCGTCGCGAAGATCAGCAACAAGGTGATGTACCCGAATCCGAACCGCGTGGCGACGCCGCTCGTCGACCGGCGGCTCACGGCCAACCCGGCGATCTATCCGGATGCGGCGACGATGCGTACGCTGTGGGTGAAGCGCCCGATGCCGCCGCAGGCAATGCGCATGCAGACGCGCTACTGGACCCGGTTCAAGACCGGTTACTGA
- a CDS encoding histone deacetylase yields MIPTGLLFDPAFLSHRQGDLVYVVPHGTLNLGEHFDSPLRLAYTKQLLDAVGMTERLTRVAFARATDEQLLRVHRPEYLRRLAEACAVAGEQVVRLGDDAAGSASTEDVARLAAGAACAAVDAVMTGPLRQAYALIRPSGHHAGADFAMGYCYYNNVAIAARHAQAAHGVERVAIVDWDVHHGNGTQQAFYDDPSVLFVSLHEAANFPVDGGEARETGGGAGAGYNANVPLPSGTGDAGYRHAFDELVLPLVEAFAPQLILVSAGQDANAFDPLGRMRVQRDGFRHMARALRQAAGGACGGRIVMLQEGGYSLPYLPIATLGVLEGLVGWNAPFDDPHQFVQYPLGEGERAAVKAARAALAPYWPTLHRS; encoded by the coding sequence TTGATTCCCACCGGACTGCTGTTCGATCCCGCATTCCTGTCGCATCGGCAGGGTGATCTCGTGTATGTCGTGCCGCACGGCACGCTGAACCTCGGCGAGCATTTCGACAGCCCGCTGAGGCTCGCGTATACGAAGCAGTTGCTCGACGCGGTCGGCATGACCGAGCGCCTGACGCGCGTCGCTTTCGCGCGTGCGACCGATGAGCAATTGCTGCGCGTGCATCGGCCCGAATATCTGCGGCGGCTCGCCGAGGCTTGCGCGGTGGCGGGCGAGCAGGTGGTGCGGCTCGGCGACGACGCGGCGGGCAGCGCGTCGACCGAAGACGTCGCGCGGCTCGCGGCGGGCGCCGCGTGCGCGGCTGTCGATGCGGTGATGACGGGGCCGCTTCGGCAGGCGTATGCGCTGATCCGGCCGTCTGGCCACCATGCGGGCGCCGATTTCGCGATGGGCTACTGCTACTACAACAACGTCGCGATCGCGGCGCGCCATGCGCAGGCCGCGCACGGCGTCGAGCGGGTGGCGATCGTCGACTGGGACGTGCATCACGGCAACGGCACGCAGCAGGCGTTCTACGACGATCCTTCGGTATTGTTCGTGTCGCTGCACGAGGCGGCGAATTTCCCGGTCGACGGCGGCGAGGCGCGCGAGACGGGCGGCGGCGCGGGCGCGGGCTACAACGCGAACGTGCCGTTGCCGTCCGGCACGGGCGACGCCGGCTATCGGCACGCGTTCGACGAGCTGGTGCTGCCGCTCGTCGAGGCGTTCGCGCCGCAGCTCATTCTCGTGTCGGCGGGGCAGGATGCGAACGCGTTCGATCCGCTCGGCCGCATGCGCGTGCAGCGCGACGGGTTCCGGCACATGGCGCGCGCATTGCGGCAAGCGGCGGGCGGCGCATGCGGGGGGCGCATCGTGATGCTGCAGGAGGGCGGCTACAGCCTGCCGTATCTGCCGATCGCGACGCTCGGCGTGCTCGAGGGGCTCGTCGGCTGGAACGCGCCGTTCGACGATCCGCACCAGTTCGTCCAGTATCCGCTCGGCGAAGGCGAGCGCGCCGCGGTGAAAGCCGCCCGCGCCGCGCTGGCGCCGTATTGGCCCACGCTGCATCGATCCTGA
- the aguB gene encoding N-carbamoylputrescine amidase: protein MRKTTVAVTQMACDWNVDANLSRAERLVRDAAARGAQIVLLQELFETPYFCIDQHPAHLALAQPYEGHPWLMRFASLARELGVVLPVSFFERAGQTQFNSVAIFDADGRALGIYRKTHIPDGPGYTEKYYFTPGDTGFRVWDTAYGRIGVGICWDQWFPECARAMALAGAELLLYPSAIGSEPHDASIDSRAHWRNAQRGHAAANLMPVAASNRVGVERGASGEIVFYGSSFIAGADGEMIVECDRHGEAIATAEFDLDALAYRRRGWGVFRDRRPECYRALSEGAADRVR, encoded by the coding sequence ATGAGAAAGACGACCGTTGCCGTCACGCAGATGGCTTGCGACTGGAACGTCGACGCAAACCTGTCGCGCGCCGAGCGACTCGTGCGCGACGCGGCCGCGCGCGGCGCGCAGATCGTGCTGCTGCAGGAATTGTTCGAGACGCCGTATTTCTGCATCGACCAGCACCCCGCGCATCTCGCGCTCGCGCAGCCGTATGAAGGCCATCCGTGGCTTATGCGCTTCGCGTCGCTCGCGCGCGAGCTCGGCGTCGTGCTGCCGGTGAGCTTCTTCGAGCGCGCCGGCCAGACGCAGTTCAACTCGGTCGCGATTTTCGACGCGGACGGCCGCGCGCTCGGCATCTATCGAAAGACGCACATTCCGGACGGCCCGGGCTACACGGAGAAATACTATTTCACGCCGGGCGACACGGGCTTTCGCGTATGGGATACCGCATACGGGCGGATCGGCGTCGGGATCTGCTGGGATCAGTGGTTTCCGGAGTGCGCGCGGGCAATGGCGCTCGCGGGCGCGGAGCTGTTGCTGTACCCGAGCGCGATCGGCAGCGAGCCGCACGATGCGTCGATCGATTCGCGCGCGCATTGGCGCAACGCGCAGCGCGGGCATGCGGCCGCGAACCTGATGCCGGTTGCCGCGAGCAATCGGGTCGGCGTCGAGCGCGGCGCATCGGGCGAGATCGTGTTTTACGGCAGCTCGTTCATCGCGGGCGCGGACGGCGAGATGATCGTCGAATGCGATCGGCACGGCGAGGCGATCGCGACGGCCGAATTCGATCTCGATGCGCTCGCGTATCGGCGGCGCGGCTGGGGCGTGTTCCGGGATCGGCGGCCGGAGTGTTATCGGGCGTTGAGCGAGGGCGCGGCGGATCGCGTGCGATGA